The sequence GACGGTCTTCCGTTGAACTTTAAAACTCcaattggaaatatttatcaGTTCCTAACAGAAATCATAAGGCGTCTGATGCTTTAATTCGTGAAGGCTTACATGGAGTAACAGCAgttatcagaaaataatgatgTATATTAAAGAAagcatatataagaaaataaaccaaaataacaATCGCAATTAATCGAATCATATTacgcataaataaaaaaatcatgtgttACATAATGAAGAGTATATTATAAAACTTGTATATCAAAGCCTGTATGTTTGTAACTTGCAGATCCTGCATAGTTGATATAATctgctttaatatatttcttgtaCTTATTACATCATTAGTTATGTAGTTTGGGGCATGAGCAAGTATTTGATAGGCTAAGATAATGTAAGTGATATTAAGGCatcagtattaaataaatgtaaatctgtattaactaaaatataagctttaagatttaacccttatgttcattttgtgtagtataccatacatacaactttataaaaatatactattatacattataagttttattttatttttatgtttgcacCCCtaagtatgtatgtttattttaaaatacacatgcctaaatgtttgttcttacacatttttatatatacctatatacaatttttttcttttcttcaaaaaagcaatcttgccacgataagggttaactattggttttacaattttttaggcattgagatttttttaaagaaaaattaaaagtattttatatattatttaaaaaggaagttTTGAAAAACATTGCAAGTATTGTGATTACCGAGGCACCTGGATAATTTCGAAACAATCTGGGAGACCTGGTATTACCCTCTTGGGAATTATAAAAAGTGAACTTTGTGTAAATGGAATAATTGGATTAACTAAACATTAATTAaacttacatattttatttcaaaattcttttactatGAATATAACAAGAAGTTAAATGCTTTTCAGATGCCTTAACGatgtcaaatttatattatagaaatatattacattttctgCAATCAtcccaaaaattattttccctcaCAAAAGTCGCATTAATAGTTTTCTGCAATCATTGTTATCAGCATGGGCTGATTGTCACAAAAAGTGAATCAGTAACATAGTGGGAACAAGTTCCACAAATTGtacaaacttttttgaaaaacacatcaaatgtttcgaaaaatttcagctttggtatttttaatattcactGTAACTTACCATTTCTTTTTATGtctagaaaattttacattttgaatagtCATCTGTATCGTaatgtattttattctaattGTCTGATTTTTGTATTGATAATGTCACAAGAATTGATAATTTGCTCGTTAACGCAAGTGTTTTCTATTTTGTTgactatttttgtatatttttctttacttctgcatattttctgtaatttggtGTCgaagcaacaattttttttgtattataattttgttcataTTCTAAAATTCCTCACACCGTTCACAAGTGAATACATAAATAAGCGTTCTATTGACGTcaataatgttaaaaagaaaaaacgtttatttctttttatgcctaatctagaaattataataagacaacaaaaaaaattatatggcgtAACGaacaatcttttttaattaatgttttggtGTATTCAGATAACTTCTCTAATTACTCGCTAAACTACAAATCATATAGAGTTCTTCCTATTGGCTATAATTTGCTGTTGCATTAAATCCATGTCATTATTTCTCTGGTCACTCCTAAAATTAATATAGCCCTGCCCTATAATGACACCGAAGtactaacttctaaaatatttagagtgaagttgattttttttctgttgattgaGCATTAACCAAAAGAGTAGTTATAAAACCACTCTTCCCCGGACTTCTCTCAGAGATTAAAACGGCCACTATATATGGAACAGATATCATTTCGTATGCATATAATTAAAGATAGGctaaaagtaattctttttttatataaagtgaatTACCAGAATAGTTATTTCCCTATATACATTAAACCTAATATaactttagaatatataaaaaagtgagttttttttttttactttgaagcTTTTGATTTTCCTCTATATTCTTATATGCCATATTATGAAAATCTTATTCCTATAAATATTTTAGCCTATTCTTCTTTCATTCTACATATACATTGTTTTATCTATTAATGCCAAATACAAACGCTTGGAAGAGGAAAGAAAACAAGAAGGTTAGCCTGTCATTTAATTCCCACTTATTGGTAGTCTAACTGAAATTCATTGTGTGCATATAGCAAtataaacagacaaaaaaaaatatttgcacaatATATAGTGATACGCATAATTATGTATATACGGTTGAATGGTTATATGGGGAGGGCAGCGGTTGCCGACAGGGGACAGTTGTTCCTTTGCTCCACCAGCTAACGCCACCTCTGCTATAAATGTTCGCTTTTCTCACATTTTCTATCCACGAATTTGAATCATTGTGCCCTAAGCCTATGTACAGGAATTAATGGCATGTCATTCATTGTTCTGTTGTTTCTTATTTACTTATTCCtacaatatacaatattatatggCAGATTTCTCTTAGCCTTTTCAGACaccaaagaaatttcaaagttatACTTCTGTGTTAACATTGCTATatcattttccacttttatttggTTGTATCTTAATGCCTTGTACTAAATGATGCTTCAAGACTTGCTTATCCAATTGTAGAATCTGAAATACTTTAATctgttttcaagttaaaaaagcatttgaacttagaaaataaaacttgtttgGACATAGTTaagtttctcatattttttttccgtCCAAATATGGGCAAAAAGAAAAATGGacgtcaaaataaaatatgacatcTAATCAAAGATTTAAGCAACGTCGTGATTAGGGAGAtacaaaattagaataaagatcctatggatatttaaaattaaagaacaaattttcaCAAATAGAATTATACAGGATGGTCATTCTgtataattctataataataataactgccCCTGTTTGGCGGCATCTGCTGCTAAATTTAATGAACGAAATGAAgccacatttcatatacaaactGTAAAAGGCATGAAAAGATGAATTCCGCAGAAAACAATAGTACCAAAAATTGAGTATAGAGGAAATACTGGCACTGTGGGAATgcaattataaatgaattcatgaaattcacagaaaataatcttttattcatccaTATTAAGGTCCCCTGGACACCGTGCAACATTTTCTATATTCCGAACTTTTCTGTCTACAATATATTGCATACGGTATATAACGTTCTTCACTGCTGCAtgtaaactgtcagtttcaatGTTCATAACAACCCACCCATCTTGTATTTCGTTTCAAGACATTCTGGTTTTGACAACGGCATTACACTGTCTTATGTAGAACAGTTTTGTCAGTAAGGCAAGTTTAGGTAAATTAGGGCCCTTATTAAGCACATATCAACAGATAACCACTAACAATAGTCAAGAACTAATTACTAACAGGTCGTTTGCTCTTGCCCTTTTATAAGGAATGCATGTGTTGCTGTCACTCGAAAACTAGGAATTTTGCATAATCTATcttaatatgcaaatattatcGTTCTTATATGACAGCAGTGCCAATATTTTTCTTATCGGcaacttttggaactaattttttctctGCGGAATTCACCTTCCCATGCCTttcacagtctgtatatgaaatatggTTTCATTTCGTTCCTTCATTTTAGCTGTAGAATCtcccaaacagggaaagttattttatggccactcTGTATGTTTGGTTTCCAATTAGCATTAAAACTGAAAGCACTTTAAAATATGTGAATGTTTTCTGATAGAAAACacgtttaaatattaataacctctttaaataatataatctgaTTATTTTTCAGCTAACTAACGAATGTCATGAACATGCTGGCAACAGCAACATTGGAGTCAACTGCAGCAGAACAAAGATGGGATTATTCAAGCGAAGAGGTGTAGAAATAATCGAAACCGACTGGAAGTCTCTTGAATACGAAACATATAATCCAGTGAAACCATGTGTGCTATCAGATGATCTTCCCGCAGGAGTTGAAATTCTACCTTTCCAAGCATCATATATGGAAGCAGTACTTACTTACGACCGTTTACTTGTAGGTTATGAGAGAAGATCCACCATCGAAACAAGCTGTACTGATAAAGAATGCAGTAAAACATTGGTTGCTATGAAGGATGGAAGATGTGTGGGATTTGGTTCCATTAAGTTAAATATCCTAGGGTTAGGACGTGTTGGGCCATTGTATGCAGATGATGCTTCTATTGCAGAAGCAATGGTGAAAAGACTCATTACCGATATGCCAGAAGCAAACGGATTCACAATGGTAACAGTCAGTAGCAACATACTTGGTAATATGATACTTGAAAAATTGCAAATACCAGTTCATGACAATATATACAGGTTGtacaagaaagaaaaactgaAGGTAGATACTAACAAAATATTCGCACATTTTGATatcgatttttcatttttctgatgtttgaaataattacaagGCAAATTTGAGCTTACAAGCTGAAAGTGATATCGAATAGAGTTTCAAGATTAATATGCATCTTAGGAATTTGAGATAGCTATTACTTTAAACGAAATTAAGTGAAGAAACTATGCATTATTTCTTTAACAAGATAATCCTATTTAGAAGTAATGTATATGATAATTGGAAATTCATTTTGGGACAAGATTTCTTCTTGGGAATACAAAAGCACTATTGAATCTCAAAAATCTTGTCTATACATAAATCTTATCTTGGTATATCCAATATTCAAAAGTGGATAATGTTGAAATTTAAGTCACACTTTTTATTTGATGATTGATTCCTTTCTGATAATAACACTTTTTATTGTAATGTAAATAAGAAACTAAttcaataaaacttatttaatataaccaaaaatTGATAAAgttccgaaataaaaataaaattttttaaataatgtttgcaaAGAAATCAATCTGCAATCTCTTcatcttattaataaaacaacTGGTTATTAATAGATTAACTGGTAGTGATTTCAACTCAATCATTGCAAAGTATATGCACTGCatagttaagaaatttatatttataaaatcataagcCTTATTTGTCATATAATTATTCTTAGTCAAAGTTATTCacatttataatgattataaaattatcagtttttttcagTGAGAAATGTtgctctttcttctttcttttctttaacacAATTATAAGGTTCTTTTAAACACAAGCTCTTTTAAACAAgttcttaaggtgtatgtacacacttgaaacttcgaaaatcgttcaaaatatcgaatattttttttattgcttaataatgttgtctgatcctttagctttcaaacgatatcaagatgttgtccatattcgaaatatttctcgaattatagttatttttcttgagatgcttccattaaaaactctagttacggtgtttttaaaactcattttatgaagaatgatatttttccactatgttgcttcattcaaacaatcaaaactcaacaagaaatgaaccaaatacagttatttatatatcaaaataatctgtatgatatagcggatgttttgtgcctcaatcaaagttatatttatagaaataaattttttatagctatttaaaagttaaaattacagaaaaaatctcgctttttctattcattgttgatgaaaaaaatgtttaaaaaaaactatatatttttataacttgattgaggcagacaacatgaagatcaatattaggcatcatttccaactagaattatgtatctgtacaaattagaatttaagatattatgtttcaaaaaacaggctaattagctcattaaatattaattaattaattaataatcagtgtaatatggttttttctcactgaaatgagtttaaacatatattaatgacctactgtgaaaaaaccggatttttaaagttgaaattaaaaaaaaaaaattgccaagtgtgtacgtacaccttaagtcCCTTTAAACTCAAAAAGGAGCACATTACTttattatagtaaagaaaaccgaatatgcactTTTAagcttttttagaaaattgaactcAAACTGCGatacacaattaaaattttagtaataagatcAATTACCAACTTTCATTCAACTAAATCATAGCGTTTTTGGGTTATCCATTTATGTGCATGTGTATGTATCAACAGATAGACGCTCAACTCGTAAGCAGATTTAACATGAATCTGTACTGAACATGCTAAAacaatgtactaaattttatttgtctagtttTTTTGTGTTTTGATGTTACCGTGTTTTGGTACAAACAAACGAGCTCTTTCTGAGTGTAgcttgctcaaaatttgagagaaatctgcaGAATTGGTGTAAACccatatactttaaatataataatttcatccAAGTAGTTCCAAACATTTTTGCGTTcacaaaaagtttctttttttcggGCCCAGGAGATTTGAAACACAAAGATTTGCCGAAATCTCGAAGTCAAATGTTTTACTGACTACCATACAAAGTATATCTTGAGTTTGAAGAACTAATTTCTGATTGggtttaataatgttaaaataatagaaaagggTAGATAATTTTCTACTGAAGCGTTCATCACATACAGATGAAGCCTCACATACATATATTACGCTGTCGTAAAATAGTTTGATATTTCGGCTTTAAAGCATGAGTCTACAGAATAGCAACTTGTATCACAAACTTAAACAAAATTCCTTTgcacttttatacttttaaatattattatacatactAAGGTAgtctacattattaatttatgttaaataattccttattttttatgcaaaaaaatggTACATAATGTAAGATATCATGTTTTACTAATGGTACAGAGTCAATAACAAATAAGAATCTGCTagcatagaaataaatatatgattatttcagCTAATTAATTATTCACTGCAAAGAATATCTATACTAGATATgatctaaattcatttttttttctttacacattATTAAATAGCAAACTTCATTTACTGCTAGCAAAAAAATACAGtcaattaaattagttaataagTTAAAATCATAGATCTTTTCACATCGTCTTTTTATAAAAGCTGTTTTTATTCACACTCAACCTTCAGAAGCAGGAAAGGAACGATTGCACAGGAAATTACTtatcttgttattatttttatggtaaGGCATCAGAGCACTCGAAAGATATCCATTCATATATCCACTTCCGATTTTGATATCCTGTTAGCTCTAAAGATTATTTGTTTTTGTGAAGCATAAATGATTCATCTGTTTTggaagcaaattaattaaataagtgtttatattcttttttgattaatattaatattttatatgaatatatttcaaagcataCAAACATTTCAAAGCATACATgataattttctgaagaaaacttttattaaatgaatctttacaaatgtttaatttaaagagaaatagcCTGCTAAGAAAATGTCCGTAAATTCTTCACTTTTCATTTCGGGTCTGTGATTTGTCGACTGATTTAATTCAGCCATATATAAACTTCTGTggctatttttcttttatggttCTGGtagtttttctataaaaaagcagaaattcatttttatggtaaaaattcTATAGATGtgtaaatatgttaaaatctgtgaaaataatataatttaatttaaaatttttcatatttggttTAGAAGATATGTTGAATCAATTGATAAATGAAACTATATTAACTTACATTAAATGAAACTATGTATAAACTTACACCTATTTTGACATCTACGCAGCTACGACCGAAAAaactattaatcattaatttgaaaaaagatttgtcaaattcatttttagattttttttcttttcaatgcatTAAATTCTATGTATGATTTTAACCAATCCCGTTGTCGAAAAGACATGACTCGGtgaactttttttagttttaatccttgcttaatataaaattataaatttaggtAATGAATTACATAATGccgcttattaaataaattaggtGTTAGCTTTTTAGTtttacgattaaatataaaattattcttttgtaatgCTTGCTTTTGATATGGGgataaattttcataagaatttaagTGTTCAACGGCTAGAGGAAAATCGTCATGAATGTCATATAAATTTTTAGGATAAACTAAGTCAACTTCCATAATATACCCAGTTTCAGCGTCAGGTGAAATATCTAGTTTAACTATTTATTCATGATATAACCACTTAAAATCAGAAAATGGTAGATTAGCAGTCATGGAAAAAccatataaattattaacatcaactgaaataatgtatttatgaGGTTCGTTATGATTATAAGTTTCAGGTACATATGGGTTATTACATTTGGTACATTGGGTTTACATTCTTTTACCAATAAAGCAAATTCTTCCTCTAATTTCCCTTTCAAGCATTAAGTACATATCCTCCTCTGTTAAAAGCTCAAGATGCACATCTGTCATTTTTAAACCAGTACTCCATGCTAAATCTGGCGCTGATATAAATTGTAAAGATTCTAAGTTATATCTCTAAAGTTATTGAACATATCTGTTAACAATAAACAATCCacaaataaatatagtttaaggTATCTTCAAACATGCAACATCTGAATTTCTTCCATGCATTGAAATAATCCTCGTCTGATATATCTTCTCcacttaaattattataaaatcagtgTTTTGGAGGAATCTTTTTCTCGGCTAAAActtcaatattattaatcatatggAAAAATCCCTTTTCTTAGCAAAAGATCAGAATGCTTTATTCCattaaagtattctttaaaaatagggaaatcataatttgattattttaaatcatttgttagcTTAGACAGAGATGAACTCAGAAAATGGTAACTATCTAGGAACTTTAAATTTCCTATAGTGaaagttgtaaatttttcttcgtttattggtaaaactttaatttttttcggtgtgaaattttttgaaaattaaatggcAGTCGTAGTtagtaaaattatgtaaaacaacTGGTATGAAATGggaatgtttataatttaagttACACGGTACACTGAGTGCGAAACCTAAAAATTTTCAGGAACAGTGACAATGGTTACGGACAATTATGTCcgtaaccatttttttatttttttgacataagtgatatttttttagattgcaTTGAATCTTATTTCGTAAAGGGGATATTTTTCTCCATAAACtttaaaatcattgtttcaaGGTATTTTagacattctaaaaaaaaaattcaactcagTCTATTCCACgataataattgtgaaaaatagtTTTGCCTGTTGTGCATAGCAAATTGGCCCATGCTTTTGAGTTCTGACGGTAAaacttctatcttttttttttggtaaagaaGTATGCATTTGTGTTGTAAGACATTCAAAGTCTACGTAAATACAAAAGAGATCTTTGAACATTTTTTGGCGCGAGTTGAATTTtagagtattattatttaaagaaggcATTTGCAGTTTCTGAGGTTTGTTTAACAAACAGAACATTTGGTGGGATTTTCTTCTAAAACACAATAAACAATTCTTGAAGTAAAAACTGCAcctatttttttcatgcaataatctgttaaaatttgtaattaaaaagtaatgttttttataTAGCAATAAATCAACCtactttcttaaatttctattagTCAAATAAATTGGAAACTATTTTTCtcaaacacttaaaaattaactccaatattattatttatcttcaaacatttatatttgattaagtGCCACAGGAAATTTCAAgcaggaaaaaattaaatgttttaaatgttttctgtaaGAAGCTggattgtttttattgtattttgctggaaaTAATCTAGCAATTATACAGTAAAGAAAGCATTTATCATcacagttatttatatttaaaatacatttttttttaatgtaagacaTTTTGGGAGCGATATAAAACATCCACCGCTTTTACGGATCTTAATGACCAATATGAACatcaataaatttgttattatcgATTATCCAGCCGGTTCCAAATTTGATGAAAGTTTCAACTGatgagagaatttttttaaatgcttctgatATATTTTTACCTAAATCTAAATTCGAAAATGATCTCTGACaagatcaaaaataaaagaaactgctCTTGAATGTTATCatcatcattaaattaaaaatatatattcctatgCATATAACAAAACGTAATCGATGAGAAAAATTAGAACCAGAAAGAAGCTCAAAAATGTCTGCTTAATTATTTGATAGAGCAACTAATGTATCTAAACATACAAGCAAATCTTTCCGATagctttcaagaaaattttggaaCTCATGTTTCCTTTAAGTAAAACATCTTACTTTAGAATATGATAGTTTGAAACACTTGTATCTCAGCTTTACTTTGATGCATGGTCTGCCGCTAATTTTATGGCTTCTTTTAGGTTATCCTTCAAGCTAGCTGGTAAATTGAATCTGTTAGTTATACGACCGTTGATTTCTCTTGAAAAGCACATGTATTTACTATTCTGATATTCTTTCATTGTTAAGATGTAACCACGGCCAAGATGAACGGATAACTCGGgcatagaagaagaaaaaataccaTCTTCTGATAGATCCACATCGAATTTAGGTTCAGTTGGTGGAGTGTCGAAAGATGATG comes from Argiope bruennichi chromosome 2, qqArgBrue1.1, whole genome shotgun sequence and encodes:
- the LOC129961635 gene encoding uncharacterized protein LOC129961635, which encodes MYRAIREISRCFSSVARQKNVDSKKLQNSSYTVRSVRSKDIPELAELARENFFQFPVSSLKFWSQLDPDGIKVAVNQVGKVVGVCSTVKNSENLYFGGMFIVQEKSRDADVGRKLTNECHEHAGNSNIGVNCSRTKMGLFKRRGVEIIETDWKSLEYETYNPVKPCVLSDDLPAGVEILPFQASYMEAVLTYDRLLVGYERRSTIETSCTDKECSKTLVAMKDGRCVGFGSIKLNILGLGRVGPLYADDASIAEAMVKRLITDMPEANGFTMVTVSSNILGNMILEKLQIPVHDNIYRLYKKEKLKVDTNKIFAHFDIDFSFF
- the LOC129960779 gene encoding uncharacterized protein LOC129960779, translating into MNSYHELEGMLKNKKKKNKEHEAEKSKKKSQMVCLSCESSASSFDTPPTEPKFDVDLSEDGIFSSSMPELSVHLGRGYILTMKEYQNSKYMCFSREINGRITNRFNLPASLKDNLKEAIKLAADHASK